In uncultured Fibrobacter sp., the genomic window GACTGCTTCGGGTAGATGTTGTCTTACCGTAACTTTGGTCCCGGTTTGGTTCGGCATAGCGGTTTTGCCAGTTGTTGTCCGCCTGCTTGATGGTCATGACCTGGTTGGGGTATGCCGAATGGCGTTGGACATCGACCTGGTTGTATGACTTTTGCGGGGCAACGTAACTTTGGTTACGGGGCGCCGTATGGTGATTCATCGGCGTCTTAGCCGGTCGCCTTGGCGGTTCCGCATAATGATCGTGCCTGGAGGGAGGCGGCTGGTGGTAGCGAGGCGGGTGATGCGGACGGGGCCTGTTGTGGTACCAGCGGTAATCGTGAACGTAAATCAGATGCGTGTCCCATTCGAACCAGCTGGAACCCCAGCCCCACGTGGTGTACGTGCCGCCGAGCCAGACTCCGCTACGGTATCGCAGCCCCGGATATCCGTTGGAATAGACGTAATAGACCACATGCGGATTGTACACGGGGACATACACGTATTCCCTTTGAACCGGTTCGATGACAATGGTCTTTTCCTTGATGACCTTGACCTGGTCGTTTGTCCGAAGGTGCCCGTGTTCGTAGGCTGCGTTACGCATACGCTGCACGGCATCCATCACATCTTCTTTTTGACTGGCAACCGCGTCGCCCAGCTGGTCTGTCCAGACTTGGTACTTGGCCATGGTGGCAAGGACTGTGGGGAACGGGATCAATGCTTGTACGCTTGCATCGTAGGGGAGGTCGTGGAGCTTGATCTGTTCGGCGAGGTCTGTGCCCTTTAAATGCTTGTGCTGATTCGCCCAGTCGGATGCTCCCGGAATTTCGTCCCCATGAACGGATGCGGCAAGGACCTGCACCAGGAGCGGGTCAGGGTAGAGCGCGATGGTCGAAACGAGCGTGTCGAGCTCTGCCGGCGTAAACTGATCGCTTGCACGGGCGGTGTTCGGCAAGCACAGTATGGCCGCCAACAAAAACCACAGCCAGACGTGTCTGGTTGCAAACGGAGCGGCTAAACTTTTTTGAGCCTTTGATTCGGTAAACATGATTTACCTCCTGTAGCCAAGTGTTTCCAATATTATACAAAATTTCGTTATGAATTGGATGCCTTGAAAGGTGTTTTGGATGCAGATTGATGTATTTGGAGGAATCTTTTCTGTTTTATGGCGTTCCCCGGCCCAAGTCCCCTGAGCCTGTCGAAGGGCGCCGGGTCGGGTGCTGTTCGCCTTCGGCTCATCGAGCCACAGTGTGTCTCGCCACAAAGGTGCGACGCCCCCTAACGCAATATCGGCTTCAGAAGATAAGCTCGTATCGCTCACATGGCCTCGGGCTTCGCCCGACGAATGTTCGCTCAACGACTTATCTTCTTACGCCTTGTTCATCATTTTTGAAGCACCGAAATTGTAAAAAGAAAAAAATTATTTCGGCAAAAAGGCTTTGGCGGGTCAAAAAATACGTGTATACAATAGACAGATGCAAAAAAATCTGTCCGCCTTTTCGAAGGCCCTTTGTAAACCTTAAAATTTGCAGGCGAATGTCTGCGGAAAGGACACATTAATGTCTGAAAAAGAAGAAATCGAAAACAATACACCGAGCACGGATGGAAATTTTGGTGTGGCGCCGAATACGCCGGATTCCGTCATTCGCGACATCGCCCACGAATTTAACGTCATCGTTGATTCCGTGAAGGATGGCGAGAGCAATTTTTCCCATGACAGGTTCTTGCGTTACGCCTTTGCGGAACCCCGCCGTATGGCAGAACTTCTGACGCTATTCTCGCGTTATAACCTTTCGCTTAAGACGTTCCTCGACACCATCGATCTCAAGACACTTCGCGGCACGAAGGAGAATTTCTCCAGCGACAAGCATACCGGCTCCGCTGACCTTGTATTTGAGGCAGATATTAAGGCCGGTGGCGTCACGGGGCTTTATGTGGGAATCATTGCCGAACACAAGTCCACCAACAAGGATAACGTACTCCTCCAGATTTCGGAGTATTACCATCACC contains:
- a CDS encoding DUF3300 domain-containing protein codes for the protein MFTESKAQKSLAAPFATRHVWLWFLLAAILCLPNTARASDQFTPAELDTLVSTIALYPDPLLVQVLAASVHGDEIPGASDWANQHKHLKGTDLAEQIKLHDLPYDASVQALIPFPTVLATMAKYQVWTDQLGDAVASQKEDVMDAVQRMRNAAYEHGHLRTNDQVKVIKEKTIVIEPVQREYVYVPVYNPHVVYYVYSNGYPGLRYRSGVWLGGTYTTWGWGSSWFEWDTHLIYVHDYRWYHNRPRPHHPPRYHQPPPSRHDHYAEPPRRPAKTPMNHHTAPRNQSYVAPQKSYNQVDVQRHSAYPNQVMTIKQADNNWQNRYAEPNRDQSYGKTTSTRSSQRNYDDSRSNSRSSGNSRGGGFGRSMRK